In the genome of Deltaproteobacteria bacterium, the window GCCCAGCGGCTCAGGAGAATAGGCCTCAAAGGTCGCACGGTGACCCTGAAGCTGAAGCGCTCGAATTTCACGATGCAAACGAGACGACAATCGCTGAGCTGCTATACGGACGAGACGAACGTGATCTATGACGCGGCGGTTTCATTGCTGGACCAGAAACCGTTGGGCGGAAACATCCGTCTCACGGGTGTCGGTGTGACCAATTTTCTTTCAGAACAAGATCCTCCTTTCTGGGAGAAGTTCGAAGAACGAGAAGAACGCGGACACGATCTGGAAGAAGCCGTGGATGATTTGAGACATCGTTATGGGAACGGGATCATCCGAAGGGCCAGCACACTGGATCTTACGTGAATGCCGGCGGATCTCCGCGAGGACTCGAGTGCCGGCGGAGGATGGGGAGCTCATCGGATCTGCTGAAAAAGCAACGCGATACGAGGATCGACATCCGGGGCGACGACACTCCGGCCTTGATCGTCGGGAACGTTCAAGCCTGTAGGCCATGCGGTCGCTTTAAGGGGCGATTAATAAACCTTCGCCGAGTCTGCGTTTTTTCCGAGAGAAGGGGTAATCGAGCGCGGGGTCGGAAACATGAGGAGGACACATGTCTAAACAAATGGGTGTCGCTGAACAGATTGCGGACACCAAAACCGGCAGGGAAGGGAAGTATCTTACCTTTACACTGTCCAGTGAAGAGTATGGACTGGAGATCCTGAAGATCAAAGAAATCATCGGAATGATGGACATCACTTACGTGCCCAAGACACCGGCGTTTGTCAAAGGGGTGATCAATCTCAGGGGTAAAGTAATTCCGGTCATCGATCTCCGTCTGAAATTTGGAATGAAAGCGAAAGAGTACGATGCGCGTACCTGTATTATCGTGGTTGAGGTGGCGGACATGAAGGGCCGTTCGCTTCAAGTAGGCATCGTAGTGGATTCGGTCTCCGAGGTGGTCAATCTCAAAGGAGAACAGATCGAGCCGCCGCCGTCCTTCGGTTCCGCGCTGGACACGGAATACATCCTGGGTATGGCGAAGGTCGACAAAAGCGTGATCATTTTGTTGGACATCGACAGAGTGCTGGCTGCTTCTGAAACCGAAACGCTCATGAGGATGGCGTGATCGGATCTCCCGATCGGATTCGAGAAGAACCGTTATCAGGATCGGATGGCTCCGTACGGGCCGATGCACCGGGCCTCAAGGACGAAGGAGCTTGAACTCGAGGGAGTGCTTCCTCCCGAACCGGCGGTATTCAACGGGAAGAACGGAAGAATCCGGCGCTCACGCATGAGCCTTTTGGGCCCGAGAACAGCCATGTACCCCTGATCGGAGTCCGGCGCGCCACCGCAATAAGAGTTGAATCGGTGGCGCGCCGAGTGCGGTAATCATTGTCAAAGCAGCAGAGGAGGGCGTTTGAGCTGCTCGTGAAGAACCGACGGGAGGATCTGCTCTCCAACCCATCGGCTCGGTTTGCATCTGTTGGAACTTTGTGCGAGCGAGGAAAGGCCTCGCGCAGGGAATGCTTATCTCCAGCAATATCCGGGTCCGCCTCCCTGACCCATGCCGTAGCCGCCCATGCCGTAACCGCCCATGCCGTAGCCGCCCATGCCGTAACCGCCCATGCCGTAACCGCCTCTCATCATGGGACCGTATCCGCGCCGGCCGCGTCCGGGAGCGTTGTCGGCTTCCAGCTTATCCAAGTCCGGTGCAATCTTCTTGGCTTCCAGGGCGTAGTCCAAGTTTTTTTCCTGGAGCTGGTCCCTCAACTGAGCCATCTCTTTCTGCAGACTCATGACTTGGTTGCGGTCCGGATTGTCACCGCTCATGAGTTCATCCAGTTTGTCTCGCTTGGTCCAGAGTTCTCTTCGGAGCTTCCGGGTTTCGTCGAAGTGTTGCTTGTCCAGCGCATCCAGCTTGGCTTCCTGCTCTTCGGTGAGGGATTGCCGGTCGGAATTCGCCCAACAGGCGCCGGGTCCGTAAGCTCCACCGCCACCCCGATTGAAGCCGGGCCCCCAAGAGAAGGCCATGATGCTGGTGGCGCCTACCACTGCCACAACCAAGCCGATCATCATAAGTTTTTTCATGTTGTCCTCCTTGTTTGTATGGTTTTTTTCCGTTTTCAATTGTGTTTGGCATTACAGATATTCAAGGTTTGTGCCAAGCGAGGCAAACGGAGGCAAGTATTGAGTAATTATCTGATTTTAGTGCTAAAAAAGGTTTACCTCAGAATATTCAGCGTTTGAAAATGCAGGAATCGATATCCCGGATGCATAAATTTTATGCAGTGGGAGGGCTGGATCGAATCTTTTTTTCGCATATGGGGGCAAGCCATGCTTTTCCGGATGAAGAGAGCCTGCGGTCGGCCCGAATGAAGGAAGGACATGGCTCGTTGTCCCCTGCTGACTGAGGCTGGACCGCATTCGGCATGCGCCGTGACCCAGCGCCTTTTCCGCCTGCTGTTGTATTCGTTGGAGGTTCGTGGTAATGGACAGGCATGGTTCGGATCGGTCAGAAACAGACTGCTGGAGGTGAAGGTATGGACTTGAAGGAATATTTCGATTCGGCAGAAGGCACCGGCGTCCTGGCCACCGCGGATGCGGAGGGAAAAGTGGACGTCGCCGTCTTCGCCAGACCTCATGTAATGGAGGATGGGACCCTGGCTTTCATCATGCGTGATCGTTTATCCCACAGCAATGTGATGGCCAATCCCAGTGCGGCGTTTCTTTTTGTGGAAGAGGGACCCGGTTATCGGGGTAAGCGGTTTTACCTGACGAAAACGGGAGAGGAACAGGATACGGCGTTCATCGAGTCTTTGCGCAGAAGATCTTACCTCTCGGACAGGGAAACCGATTCGGGTCCCGTCTTTCTGGTGCGCTTCAAGGTGGATAAAATTCTGCCTGCCGTGGGGACCGAATCCTGATCGATCGATGCTTCCGCCGGAATTTCGCACTTGCTGAACCGGTGGGGTTGTAAGCCGCACCAACAGCGGTCCGGATCGTCGAAAACAAGCGAGCCGGTCCTGGTCCGGGGGGAGCCGTAACGGACCAGTCTCCAAAGGCTCATCCGATCAATGCAAAGTAGGACCGTCGGGGTCCTTTCCGATCGACCCGGATTCCGGGGTTCGTAAACGGCCTTTCCGAGAAAGAGAGTCGCCGTACCCCTTGGCGCTACGGGGTCCGGTCCGAACACGGAGAGCCCGCCTTCGGGTGAACCAGGTCAGCAGGGCCGCCGCTCCTATCTGCAGGTACCCGTAAGAAGCGTCGTCGATGAGTTCGGGAGTAAGAAACACGGTCACCGCGATCAGGGCCGCGAGATATACGAAGAAATAGCCGGCCGTGCGCCTGCCGTCCCAGTTTGTAAGCTGAACGTGCATACGAAGCGGTGTAGTGCGTCGCATGGCTTTACCGCCTGTCCAAAGGTTTAAGACAATCAAAAAACCACTGTTTGAACGGCAGGAACGGGTCCGGGAAGTCGTCCATCTCTTCCCTGGTATATAACCGCATCCCTTGCCTGCAGTCCGCCACGTGATATAGGGCCTTCAGGTCTCTTCCTCCCGTATCGTCCCGCGCCCCGGTGCGCACGATCACATCGGCCAGCTTTTTGCCGCAATCCTGCACGAGACAGCGCTTGTCGCCCCGCCGATAGAAGTCGAATACACCCTCGAAAAACGGCGACGTTCCGACGATGTGGAGAAGGGAATCCTCGTTGATGTTGCCCGCGCTGAAGTGCATCTGAGCGCACGGTTCCACCATGCCCGAGGGTGTCACGTTGAGGGATACGCCCGAGGAAGCCAGGCATCCCACCACAGCATAATCGTTGAACATGTCCGCGGCCAGGACCGGGTATTCCCGGCGAATTTCGTTAATACGGCGCCACAGTCCGTACCTCTGATCCCCATCCAGCATGAGGTCCACGTTGGCGAAATCCCCATAGGGTTGGAACCAGAAGTACCACATGTACAGGACGCCGTTCCGGATCATCTCCTTCACGAACGTATCCGAACAGACCACGTCGATATTCTTGGGTGTGACCGTGACGCCCACCCCAAAAGGGACACCCTCGCGCCGAAGCCGCGCCATGGCTTGAAGGGCGTTGCGATAGGCGCCTTGACCGCGTCGCCAGTCGGTCTCCTGTTGCAGTCCTTCCAGGCTGATCATGACCTGGACGTTCCCCGCATGCTTGAGATGGCGGGCCTTTTCATCCGTGATCAGGCTGCCGTTGGTGTAGACCTGGAAATACCGGTCCGGATGCTCGTAAAAGATATCGATGATATGCGGATAAATAAACGGCTCCCCTCCGAGCAGCGTATAGTAGGTGCACCCGTATTTCTTGCCTTCCGCCAGCAGCCGTTTGATGCATTCAAAATCCAGTTCCTCGTTCTTGGTCCAGCCTTCCGCATAGCACCCTTTGCAGCGATAGTTGCAGCGGGTGGTGAGACTGAGCTGCAATAGGGCCGGATAATGGATCTTCTTCCGGTGCATCCGGACCCTCAACCGGCGTCCTTCAATAAGCCAGATACGAAGCACGTTCCACACGAACGTGCCGAAGGGGTTCGGGTGAACCTGCTTGATGAAACGCCGCAGAAAAATGAGGAGAGGGATGTCGTGATCTTCAGCGAGAGCGTCGGTCCAGAGCTTCAGGCCTTGACCGTAGCCGCCGGGAAGGAATTCCGACAAGGCGCGACCCCAGCGCTTCTGCACGCGGGAGGGCAGGTTCAGGTAGAACAGATGAGAGTAATACAATACATAATTACGGACGAGTGTCCACATGGTTTGAGATTCCTTGTTCTATCGGGCGCTCACGGATCCGGCGCGGCCTCCGGTCCGGCCGGGCCGGATCCGCGATCTCTCACGATTTCTTTCGATTACGCCGTGAAAGAATTGCACAATTGGGCCTGTTGGCCCGCTTTGTGGGAAAAAGGTGTTATTGAAGCCAATGGCCCAGGGTCAACTTGTTCATGCCCAGATGATCTCTGGGTACATTGGACTTGATCCACTCCAGGGTCCGCTTTTTGGACAGCATGCGAACCAAGGTCTCCTCGCCGATGTTCCCCAAACGGAACTGCTGCTGGTTCGCGATCAGATGAATGTCTCCGGTGGGGTCGATTTCCATGCAATGCTGCTTGAAGTCATAAAAATTGCCCAGGTTTGTGCTGTTGAATCCCCTCATGTAGTCCAGGCACACGGAGCGGGCCCCCTGTAACGTGCTTTGAAATTCACAGATCTGTTTTCCCACGGCCTTTTCCTGTCGGTCATTCAGAGAGTAGCGGTCGTCGAAGCCGATGTAGGGGGAGTAGCAGTAGAAAGTGGCGCCCCGGTCGTACACTTGCCGTTTGATGAACTTCATATCCATGACCTCGTCGAAATTGGCTCCACTGACCGGAACAATGACCCCAAACGGCTTCTTGTGCTTCTTGAGCAGGCGGATGGCCCTTTCGGCAATGTCGTAAGCGCCCGGCCGCCGCATGTGGGCCATGGTATCCGGACCTCCTTCAATGGTGACAAACAACAACAGATTGTGCACCTTTGAGATCTCTTCGATATGGTCGGGCACGAACTGTCCATTGGTTCCGCTGACAAAAAACAGATGTTTGTGTTTTTTCACCATGTCCAGGAAGTAGGGCCACATGAGCGGTTCGCCCACATAAGAACCGATGAGGGGGTACCCGAAGCGGGCGATCTCGGTCAGGTACTTGTCCGCGAGTTTGAAGGGTAAGATCGTTTCCACGTTCTTCTTGAAGTAGGACTTCTGCGGGCAGATTTTGCATCGGTAACTGCAACTGATCTGGATCGTCCATCCCACGTGAAGAAAGTAGTCCAGGCGAAGGAGTTGAGAGATCTCCACTCGCTTACGGAGCCCCACGACCTGCCACAGGAAAGCGTTCCAGGATTCCCTGGGAAACCTGGGGACGCTGGTGAGGGCGTTCAAAGCCAGGTTGATGAGTCCCCGGTATTTATAATATCTCAGCTCGTCCGGCGAGAACAACGATTGTAGCACCCGCCACACAAAATACGAGGTGCCTAGTTTCAGATCTTCCCGGAAGGGTCGTTCGACAATAGCAGTAAGCTTTCGTTCCATCTTTTCATCGATCTCGTCGGATGGCGGAGAGATCGGATGAGTCGAAAGGTCCGGGATCGAAGAGCCGAGGGCTTCATGGGACTCCCGATCCGGTGAGCGTTTGCTCGCGATTGAAGTTGGCATCTATAGTAGTTCCTTTACGTGTAAATGAGAGTCGCACGAGAGCTCGGGTATGTCGCGGGACCGGTTCCGGGAGCGCCGGAACGGTTGGGCTCCGGCGCCCTATGGTCTCTTTCTTATCGAAGCCGACGTCGTACCCGCTGTCCGCGGCCTGACAGCGAACGGCCCCGGGCGACCGACACGGTCAGGTGCGGCGCCCAGTGTACGAAATCGCGGTGGTCTTAGCCAGGCAAAAGGCAAGCCGGAGAATCGGAAACGCTTTCGGCGGCATTCCTCAGCTTGATCCCAAAACGATGCATTTGAAAAGCCGGTACGGCTCTGATACATTTCAGTTGCCATACACCTTTGATGGGAGCGTCCCGAGCCGTGAGTTCCTCGTTTCTTTTACTTGAAAATGTAACCAAAATCTATAGAAGCGGTCAAGTGGAACAGCGTGCTGTTCAAGAAGTGACCCTGGAACTGGACCGCGGTCAATTCCTGGGAATCATGGGGCCCAGCGGCTGCGGAAAATCCACGCTTCTCAACCTGATCGGAGGACTGGATGACCCCACCAGCGGCCGGATCCTGCTCGACGGTCGGGATTTTTCGAGTATGAGCGATGA includes:
- a CDS encoding purine-binding chemotaxis protein CheW: MSKQMGVAEQIADTKTGREGKYLTFTLSSEEYGLEILKIKEIIGMMDITYVPKTPAFVKGVINLRGKVIPVIDLRLKFGMKAKEYDARTCIIVVEVADMKGRSLQVGIVVDSVSEVVNLKGEQIEPPPSFGSALDTEYILGMAKVDKSVIILLDIDRVLAASETETLMRMA
- a CDS encoding periplasmic heavy metal sensor: MKKLMMIGLVVAVVGATSIMAFSWGPGFNRGGGGAYGPGACWANSDRQSLTEEQEAKLDALDKQHFDETRKLRRELWTKRDKLDELMSGDNPDRNQVMSLQKEMAQLRDQLQEKNLDYALEAKKIAPDLDKLEADNAPGRGRRGYGPMMRGGYGMGGYGMGGYGMGGYGMGGYGMGQGGGPGYCWR
- a CDS encoding pyridoxamine 5'-phosphate oxidase family protein, which gives rise to MDLKEYFDSAEGTGVLATADAEGKVDVAVFARPHVMEDGTLAFIMRDRLSHSNVMANPSAAFLFVEEGPGYRGKRFYLTKTGEEQDTAFIESLRRRSYLSDRETDSGPVFLVRFKVDKILPAVGTES
- a CDS encoding radical SAM protein, with product MWTLVRNYVLYYSHLFYLNLPSRVQKRWGRALSEFLPGGYGQGLKLWTDALAEDHDIPLLIFLRRFIKQVHPNPFGTFVWNVLRIWLIEGRRLRVRMHRKKIHYPALLQLSLTTRCNYRCKGCYAEGWTKNEELDFECIKRLLAEGKKYGCTYYTLLGGEPFIYPHIIDIFYEHPDRYFQVYTNGSLITDEKARHLKHAGNVQVMISLEGLQQETDWRRGQGAYRNALQAMARLRREGVPFGVGVTVTPKNIDVVCSDTFVKEMIRNGVLYMWYFWFQPYGDFANVDLMLDGDQRYGLWRRINEIRREYPVLAADMFNDYAVVGCLASSGVSLNVTPSGMVEPCAQMHFSAGNINEDSLLHIVGTSPFFEGVFDFYRRGDKRCLVQDCGKKLADVIVRTGARDDTGGRDLKALYHVADCRQGMRLYTREEMDDFPDPFLPFKQWFFDCLKPLDRR
- a CDS encoding radical SAM protein: MPTSIASKRSPDRESHEALGSSIPDLSTHPISPPSDEIDEKMERKLTAIVERPFREDLKLGTSYFVWRVLQSLFSPDELRYYKYRGLINLALNALTSVPRFPRESWNAFLWQVVGLRKRVEISQLLRLDYFLHVGWTIQISCSYRCKICPQKSYFKKNVETILPFKLADKYLTEIARFGYPLIGSYVGEPLMWPYFLDMVKKHKHLFFVSGTNGQFVPDHIEEISKVHNLLLFVTIEGGPDTMAHMRRPGAYDIAERAIRLLKKHKKPFGVIVPVSGANFDEVMDMKFIKRQVYDRGATFYCYSPYIGFDDRYSLNDRQEKAVGKQICEFQSTLQGARSVCLDYMRGFNSTNLGNFYDFKQHCMEIDPTGDIHLIANQQQFRLGNIGEETLVRMLSKKRTLEWIKSNVPRDHLGMNKLTLGHWLQ